The Streptomyces pactum genome contains a region encoding:
- a CDS encoding ABC transporter ATP-binding protein has protein sequence MMNYSSRPPEPPDADAGPPAVRAEDLTVVRGPRTVLRALRFTVPRGRITGLLGPSGCGKSTLMRAIAGTQAKVTGTLDVLGRPAGHPALRTRIGYVTQAPSVFDDLSVRQNLDYFAAILAPGRAAADHRHATVSRAIADVDLTTHADALAGNLSGGQRSRVSLAVALLGAPELLVLDEPTVGLDPVLRRDLWNLFHSITADRGAALLVSSHVMDEAERCHRLLLMREGEILADDTPDALRTRTGAETVEEAFLHLVDEATAAARTKETTP, from the coding sequence ATGATGAATTACTCCTCCCGCCCACCCGAACCCCCGGACGCCGACGCCGGCCCACCCGCCGTCCGAGCCGAAGACCTCACCGTCGTCCGCGGCCCCCGCACCGTCCTGCGCGCACTCCGCTTCACCGTCCCGCGCGGACGGATCACCGGCCTCCTCGGTCCCTCCGGCTGCGGCAAGTCGACCCTCATGCGCGCGATCGCCGGCACCCAGGCGAAGGTCACCGGCACCCTGGACGTCCTCGGCCGCCCGGCCGGCCACCCGGCCCTGCGCACCCGCATCGGCTACGTCACCCAGGCCCCGTCCGTCTTCGACGACCTGAGCGTCCGCCAGAACCTCGACTACTTCGCCGCGATACTCGCCCCCGGCCGCGCGGCCGCCGACCACCGCCACGCGACCGTCAGCCGAGCCATCGCCGACGTGGACCTCACCACCCACGCCGACGCGCTGGCCGGCAACCTCTCGGGTGGCCAGCGCAGCCGCGTCTCCCTCGCCGTGGCCCTCCTCGGCGCCCCCGAGCTCCTGGTCCTCGACGAACCGACGGTCGGCCTGGACCCCGTCCTGCGCCGCGACCTGTGGAACCTGTTCCACTCCATCACCGCCGACCGCGGCGCCGCCCTCCTCGTCTCCTCCCACGTCATGGACGAGGCCGAGCGCTGCCACCGTCTGCTCCTCATGCGCGAGGGCGAGATCCTCGCCGACGACACCCCGGACGCCCTGCGCACCCGCACCGGCGCCGAGACGGTCGAGGAGGCATTCCTGCACCTGGTCGACGAGGCGACGGCGGCGGCCCGCACGAAGGAGACCACCCCATGA
- a CDS encoding class I SAM-dependent methyltransferase has product MTTPGPVPPPTHTPTHAAAPAPTPARATTHTARAHSFNAAAAQYAAGRPSYPPALFDAIGELAGRPLAGARVADIGAGTGIATARLHARGADVIAVEPGAGMAAEFRRTRADVPIVRGSGNALPLADHCADLLTYAQAWHWTDPARAVPEALRVLRPGGALALWWNTDALDVPWIAASAARVQRHFGLDIAAEKRDVDAGAADPTGRLRFTRREIRWSRRVPLETHLANIGSHSIFLTHGEEHSAAFLAEERRHLLAAFPDGAVEETYDTVLLLATTPTASTASTAPTIPPPPHPPTA; this is encoded by the coding sequence ATGACGACACCCGGGCCCGTCCCGCCACCCACCCACACCCCCACCCACGCCGCCGCCCCAGCTCCCACCCCCGCTCGGGCGACCACCCACACCGCCCGAGCCCACTCCTTCAACGCCGCCGCGGCCCAGTACGCCGCCGGCCGCCCGTCCTACCCGCCCGCCCTCTTCGACGCGATCGGTGAACTGGCAGGCCGCCCCCTCGCCGGCGCCCGAGTCGCGGACATCGGCGCCGGTACCGGCATAGCCACCGCCCGCCTGCACGCGCGCGGCGCCGACGTGATCGCGGTCGAACCCGGCGCAGGCATGGCCGCCGAGTTCCGCCGCACACGTGCCGACGTGCCGATCGTCCGGGGCAGCGGCAACGCCCTCCCCCTCGCCGACCATTGCGCCGACCTCCTCACCTACGCCCAGGCCTGGCACTGGACCGACCCGGCTCGCGCGGTACCGGAGGCGCTGCGCGTGCTGCGTCCCGGCGGCGCGCTCGCGCTGTGGTGGAACACCGACGCCCTCGACGTGCCGTGGATCGCGGCGTCCGCCGCCCGCGTCCAACGCCACTTCGGCCTCGACATCGCCGCCGAGAAACGCGACGTCGACGCCGGCGCCGCGGATCCCACCGGCCGTCTGCGCTTCACCAGACGCGAGATCCGCTGGAGCCGCCGCGTCCCCCTCGAGACCCACCTGGCCAACATCGGCAGCCACTCAATCTTCCTGACCCACGGCGAGGAACACAGCGCGGCCTTCCTGGCCGAGGAGCGGCGCCACCTCCTGGCCGCCTTCCCGGACGGAGCCGTCGAGGAGACGTACGACACCGTCCTCCTCCTCGCCACCACGCCGACGGCCTCGACGGCCTCGACGGCCCCGACGATCCCTCCCCCACCGCACCCTCCAACGGCTTGA
- a CDS encoding DUF4232 domain-containing protein, with the protein MRVRKLTLAAMALAAGLSLTACQNDDGTDESAAPPASIPSSSNGGSGSAGSDQEGGTDSAGKAPNGTGGTGGTGGTGGTGGAAEDGKAAKCRTDELEITAIDATVGGDTEGTVAVDLKNGGGRDCTLAGYAGVDLKTNAGSLSAKRTGEQAPAVVLADGETVTFGITYPINDSGGSGVRITALVVTPPNETESVTLDWPGAATLPVTDGSGTPVRVGPMGSAGQGG; encoded by the coding sequence ATGCGCGTTCGCAAGCTCACCCTCGCCGCCATGGCCCTCGCCGCCGGTCTCTCGCTCACGGCCTGCCAGAACGACGACGGCACGGACGAGAGCGCCGCCCCGCCCGCCTCCATCCCGTCCTCCTCGAACGGCGGCTCGGGATCGGCCGGCTCGGACCAGGAGGGCGGAACGGACTCCGCGGGGAAGGCCCCCAACGGGACCGGCGGGACCGGCGGGACCGGCGGGACCGGTGGGACGGGCGGGGCCGCCGAGGACGGCAAGGCCGCCAAGTGCCGCACCGACGAACTGGAGATCACGGCGATCGACGCCACCGTCGGCGGCGACACCGAGGGCACCGTCGCGGTGGACCTGAAGAACGGCGGCGGCCGGGACTGCACGCTCGCGGGCTACGCGGGCGTCGACCTGAAGACGAACGCGGGCTCCCTGTCCGCGAAGCGCACGGGCGAGCAGGCCCCTGCGGTCGTCCTCGCGGACGGGGAGACGGTGACCTTCGGCATCACCTACCCGATCAACGACTCGGGCGGCTCCGGCGTGCGCATCACCGCTCTGGTGGTGACCCCGCCGAACGAGACCGAGTCGGTCACTCTCGACTGGCCGGGCGCCGCCACGCTGCCCGTCACGGACGGCTCGGGCACCCCGGTGCGGGTCGGCCCGATGGGCAGCGCCGGCCAGGGCGGCTGA
- a CDS encoding SH3 domain-containing protein, with the protein MSVDQVKNTGGGEEQADGANEGVAAAAAALRSYPVAPGYRLNVRSGPGTNYPVVRVLSEGARIAINCQRAGEWVSGPYGTSNIWDNIGSGQYVSDAYILTGSDGYVAPRC; encoded by the coding sequence ATGTCGGTCGACCAGGTCAAGAACACCGGCGGCGGGGAAGAGCAAGCAGACGGAGCGAACGAGGGGGTCGCCGCGGCGGCCGCGGCCCTGCGCTCCTACCCGGTCGCTCCGGGCTACCGCCTGAACGTCCGCAGCGGTCCGGGCACCAACTACCCAGTGGTGCGGGTCCTGTCCGAGGGCGCCAGGATCGCGATCAACTGCCAGCGCGCGGGGGAGTGGGTCTCGGGCCCCTACGGCACCTCGAACATCTGGGACAACATCGGCAGCGGCCAGTACGTCTCCGACGCGTACATCCTCACCGGCAGCGACGGCTACGTGGCTCCTCGCTGCTGA
- a CDS encoding serine/threonine-protein kinase yields the protein MAPQRDAGADAEAELPEYAGHYRLESRLGSGGMGVVHLARSTSGMRVAVKVVHASYARDPEFRGRFRQEVAAARRVSGAFTAPVVDADPEAGRPWMATLFIPGPTLSEQVKRNGPMDEPQLRRLMAGLAEALRDIHRVGVVHRDLKPSNVLLADDGPKVIDFGISRPKDSELRTETGKLIGTPPYMAPEQFRRPREVGPAADVFTLGSLMVHAATGRGPFDSDSPYVVAYQVVHDEPDLTGVPDSLAPLVLRCLAKEPEDRPTPDELMRELRSVAAAYDTQVFLPAPRTERPEISRGAGGEPAPQAPAEPAVRSGRVVPSGRVVRSGRVVRRLGKRSALVTGALCLAVIGGLVAVQAFGGAEPAGAPAAQSASGGFGSWEAVPATKGGGMPQCSFGARKLLCARPGLVFALDPADGSTLWRHPVEEAVRSEPPVVSGGLVQPEVGLLGPLEALAPATGEPEWQEDMPAYDGLRTVGDMLLLTRADGTVTGVDSASGRTRWTRRIPGQPVPYFTSFAGERRPAAYATSRSADGKRTRVTAVDPASGEVRWDAEPAGTLTPVGAADGSVFLVAEGAAHGDVEAVVRYTPATGATRRVTLPVPVEQAAAGVRGDTVYLMGAGGSLVAVDMAAGKQAWRLETGVSRGSVPVSDGRHVYVTAPDGRLLGVDARKGRLLGQTRPRLGAESDRVPASLPRPVLAGGHVYAGAPDGTVFGVAGRDPAAW from the coding sequence ATGGCGCCGCAGCGGGATGCCGGAGCGGACGCGGAAGCGGAACTTCCGGAATACGCCGGTCACTACCGTCTGGAGTCCCGTCTGGGCTCGGGCGGCATGGGCGTCGTGCATCTGGCCCGCAGCACCTCCGGGATGCGCGTCGCGGTCAAGGTCGTCCACGCGTCGTATGCCAGGGACCCCGAGTTCAGGGGGCGTTTCCGGCAGGAGGTGGCCGCTGCCCGGCGGGTGAGCGGGGCCTTCACGGCGCCGGTCGTGGACGCCGACCCGGAGGCCGGACGGCCCTGGATGGCCACGCTGTTCATCCCCGGCCCGACGCTCTCGGAGCAGGTGAAGCGGAACGGGCCGATGGACGAGCCCCAGTTGCGCCGGCTGATGGCCGGGCTCGCCGAGGCGCTGCGCGACATCCACCGAGTCGGCGTCGTGCACCGGGACCTGAAACCGAGCAACGTCCTGCTCGCCGACGACGGTCCGAAGGTCATCGACTTCGGCATCTCCCGGCCGAAAGACAGCGAACTGCGCACCGAGACCGGCAAGTTGATCGGCACGCCGCCGTACATGGCACCCGAGCAGTTCCGTCGGCCCCGGGAGGTGGGGCCCGCGGCCGACGTCTTCACGCTCGGCTCGCTGATGGTGCACGCGGCGACCGGGCGTGGGCCCTTCGACTCCGACAGCCCGTACGTCGTCGCCTACCAGGTCGTGCACGACGAGCCCGATCTGACCGGCGTACCGGACTCGCTCGCGCCGCTGGTGCTGCGCTGCCTCGCCAAGGAACCCGAGGACCGGCCGACGCCGGACGAGTTGATGCGGGAGCTGCGGTCGGTGGCGGCGGCCTACGACACGCAGGTGTTCCTGCCGGCGCCGCGGACGGAACGGCCCGAGATTTCGCGGGGGGCCGGTGGGGAACCCGCACCGCAGGCTCCCGCCGAACCGGCCGTACGGTCCGGGCGGGTCGTACCGTCCGGGCGGGTCGTACGGTCCGGGCGGGTCGTACGGCGGCTGGGGAAGCGGTCGGCGCTCGTCACCGGGGCGTTGTGTCTCGCCGTGATCGGGGGCCTCGTGGCCGTGCAGGCGTTCGGCGGTGCCGAGCCCGCGGGCGCGCCCGCCGCGCAGAGTGCGTCGGGCGGGTTCGGGTCGTGGGAGGCGGTGCCCGCGACGAAGGGCGGCGGGATGCCGCAGTGCTCGTTCGGGGCACGGAAGCTGCTGTGCGCCCGGCCCGGACTGGTCTTCGCCCTCGATCCGGCCGACGGCAGCACGCTGTGGCGGCACCCCGTCGAGGAGGCCGTGCGGAGCGAACCGCCGGTCGTGTCGGGCGGGCTCGTGCAGCCCGAGGTCGGTCTGCTGGGCCCGCTGGAGGCGCTCGCCCCCGCGACGGGTGAGCCGGAGTGGCAGGAGGACATGCCCGCGTACGACGGGCTGCGTACCGTCGGCGACATGCTGCTGCTCACCCGCGCCGACGGGACGGTCACCGGCGTGGACAGCGCTTCGGGGCGGACGCGGTGGACGCGCCGGATCCCCGGGCAGCCCGTGCCGTACTTCACCTCGTTCGCCGGGGAGCGGCGGCCGGCGGCGTACGCGACGAGCCGGAGCGCGGACGGGAAGCGGACCCGGGTCACCGCGGTGGACCCGGCGAGCGGGGAGGTGCGCTGGGACGCGGAGCCGGCGGGGACGCTGACGCCCGTGGGGGCGGCGGACGGGTCGGTGTTCCTCGTCGCCGAAGGGGCGGCCCACGGCGACGTCGAGGCCGTGGTCCGCTACACGCCCGCCACCGGTGCGACCCGCCGGGTGACGCTGCCCGTCCCGGTCGAACAGGCGGCGGCCGGTGTGCGCGGGGACACCGTGTACCTCATGGGCGCGGGCGGCTCGCTGGTGGCCGTCGACATGGCGGCGGGGAAGCAGGCGTGGCGGTTGGAGACGGGGGTGAGCCGGGGCTCGGTGCCCGTCTCCGACGGCCGGCACGTGTACGTCACCGCTCCGGACGGGCGGCTCCTCGGTGTGGACGCCCGGAAGGGGCGGCTGCTCGGGCAGACGCGGCCGCGGCTCGGCGCCGAGTCGGACCGCGTCCCCGCCTCGCTCCCCCGGCCCGTGCTCGCGGGCGGCCACGTCTACGCCGGTGCGCCCGACGGCACCGTGTTCGGGGTGGCGGGGCGGGACCCGGCCGCCTGGTAG
- the ilvD gene encoding dihydroxy-acid dehydratase, whose amino-acid sequence MPELRSRTVTHGRNMAGARALMRASGVPGADIGRKPIIAVANSFTEFVPGHTHLAPVGRIVGEAVAAAGGIPREFNTIAVDDGIAMGHGGMLYSLPSRDLIADSVEYMVEAHCADALICISNCDKITPGMLNAALRLNIPTVFVSGGPMESGRATLVDGTVRTLDLVDAMSEAVNDKISDADILRIEENACPTCGSCSGMFTANSMNCLTEAIGLSLPGNGSVLATHTARKALYENAARTVLDLTRRYYEQDDDSVLPRNIATPAAFGNAMALDIAMGGSTNTILHLLAAAQEAEVPFGLTEMDALSRRVPCLAKVAPNVAKDRTYYMEDVHRAGGIPALLGELHRGGLLNEDVHSVHSPSLADWLKTWDVRGGSPSQDAVELWHAAPGCVRSAEAFSQSERWDSLDEDAEGGCIRSVEHAYSEDGGLAVLRGNLAVDGCVVKTAGVDESIWTFEGPAVVCESQEEAVEKILTQQVKEGDVVVIRYEGPKGGPGMQEMLYPTSYLKGRGLGKACALVTDGRFSGGTSGLSIGHASPEAAAGGAIALVEDGDRVRIDIPNRSIELLVDDAELARREQALGGVYAPKNRDRKVSAALKAYAAMATSADKGAVRDVSKLA is encoded by the coding sequence ATGCCCGAGCTGAGGTCCCGCACAGTCACCCACGGCCGCAACATGGCGGGCGCCCGCGCCCTTATGCGTGCCTCCGGTGTACCCGGCGCGGACATCGGCCGGAAGCCGATCATCGCGGTCGCCAACAGCTTCACGGAGTTCGTGCCGGGCCACACGCACCTCGCCCCGGTCGGCCGGATCGTCGGCGAGGCGGTCGCCGCGGCCGGCGGCATCCCGCGCGAGTTCAACACGATCGCCGTCGACGACGGCATCGCGATGGGCCACGGCGGCATGCTCTACTCCCTGCCCTCCCGCGACCTGATCGCGGACAGCGTGGAGTACATGGTCGAGGCCCACTGCGCCGACGCCCTGATCTGCATCTCCAACTGCGACAAGATCACCCCGGGCATGCTCAACGCCGCCCTGCGGCTGAACATCCCCACGGTCTTCGTCTCCGGCGGACCCATGGAGTCCGGCCGCGCCACCCTGGTCGACGGCACGGTCCGCACCCTGGACCTGGTCGACGCGATGTCGGAGGCGGTCAACGACAAGATCTCCGACGCGGACATCCTCCGGATCGAGGAGAACGCCTGTCCCACCTGCGGCTCCTGCTCCGGCATGTTCACCGCCAACTCGATGAACTGCCTGACCGAGGCCATCGGCCTCTCCCTCCCCGGCAACGGCTCGGTCCTGGCCACCCACACCGCCCGCAAGGCGCTCTACGAGAACGCCGCCCGCACGGTGCTGGACCTGACCCGCCGCTACTACGAGCAGGACGACGACTCGGTCCTGCCCCGCAACATCGCCACCCCGGCGGCCTTCGGGAACGCCATGGCGCTGGACATCGCGATGGGCGGCTCGACCAACACGATCCTGCACCTGCTGGCCGCCGCCCAGGAGGCGGAGGTCCCCTTCGGCCTCACGGAGATGGACGCCCTCTCGCGCCGCGTCCCCTGCCTGGCGAAGGTGGCGCCCAACGTCGCCAAGGACCGTACGTACTACATGGAGGACGTGCACCGTGCCGGCGGCATTCCCGCCCTCCTCGGTGAACTGCACCGCGGGGGCCTGCTCAACGAGGACGTGCACTCCGTGCACAGCCCGTCCCTGGCCGACTGGCTGAAGACCTGGGACGTGCGCGGCGGCTCCCCGTCGCAGGATGCGGTCGAACTGTGGCACGCGGCTCCCGGCTGCGTCCGCTCCGCCGAGGCCTTCTCCCAGTCCGAGCGCTGGGACTCCCTCGACGAGGACGCCGAGGGCGGCTGCATCCGCTCCGTCGAGCACGCCTACTCCGAGGACGGCGGCCTCGCCGTCCTGCGCGGCAACCTGGCGGTCGACGGCTGCGTCGTGAAGACGGCCGGCGTCGACGAGTCGATCTGGACCTTCGAGGGTCCGGCGGTCGTCTGCGAGTCGCAGGAGGAGGCCGTCGAGAAGATCCTCACCCAGCAGGTCAAGGAGGGCGACGTCGTCGTCATCCGCTACGAGGGCCCCAAGGGCGGCCCCGGAATGCAGGAGATGCTCTACCCGACCTCGTACCTGAAGGGCCGCGGCCTCGGCAAGGCCTGCGCCCTGGTCACCGACGGCCGCTTCTCCGGCGGCACCTCGGGCCTGTCCATCGGCCACGCCTCGCCCGAGGCGGCGGCCGGCGGCGCCATCGCCCTCGTCGAGGACGGCGACCGGGTCCGCATCGACATCCCGAACCGCTCCATCGAGCTGCTGGTCGACGACGCCGAGCTGGCCCGCCGCGAGCAGGCCCTGGGCGGCGTGTACGCGCCGAAGAACCGCGACCGCAAGGTCTCCGCGGCCCTGAAGGCGTACGCGGCGATGGCGACCAGCGCCGACAAGGGCGCCGTGCGCGACGTGAGCAAGCTGGCCTGA
- a CDS encoding TetR/AcrR family transcriptional regulator: protein MSDAAGGTRRRGRPPRTESAGTRDRILTAAREEFSERGYEKTSVRGIAKAAGVDPALVHHYFGTKEQVFEAAVEVAFAPVLGAPETIGDGPLDGVGERLTRFFFGLWENPATRKPLLAIVRSAVNNDTAAAVFRRLIAAQLLRRIAAQLDPPDAELRAELAAAQLVGCAVLRYVIKAEPLASADPERIIARLAPVVQGHLTGP, encoded by the coding sequence GTGAGCGACGCCGCCGGGGGGACCCGACGCCGCGGCCGCCCCCCGCGCACGGAATCCGCCGGCACCCGCGACCGCATCCTCACCGCGGCCCGCGAGGAGTTCTCCGAGCGCGGCTACGAGAAGACGTCCGTCCGCGGCATCGCCAAGGCGGCCGGCGTGGACCCGGCGCTGGTGCACCACTACTTCGGCACCAAGGAGCAGGTCTTCGAGGCGGCCGTCGAGGTCGCCTTCGCACCGGTCCTCGGGGCTCCCGAGACGATCGGCGACGGCCCCCTGGACGGGGTCGGCGAGCGGCTCACCCGCTTCTTCTTCGGCCTGTGGGAGAACCCGGCCACCCGTAAGCCGCTGCTGGCCATCGTCCGGTCCGCCGTCAACAACGACACCGCCGCCGCCGTCTTCCGCCGCCTGATCGCCGCCCAGTTGCTGCGCCGCATCGCCGCCCAGCTCGACCCGCCCGACGCGGAGCTGCGCGCCGAACTGGCGGCCGCGCAGTTGGTCGGGTGCGCGGTGCTCCGGTACGTGATCAAGGCGGAGCCGCTGGCCTCGGCGGACCCGGAGCGGATCATCGCCCGCCTGGCACCGGTCGTACAGGGCCACCTCACCGGACCCTGA
- a CDS encoding TIM barrel protein: MAQPRDVVRIPDAKVALSTASVYPESTATAFEIAARLGYDGVEVMVWTDPVSQDIDALRRLSDYHRMPILAVHAPCLLITQRVWSTDPWVKLQRARAAAEKLGASAVVVHPPFRWQRQYARDFVSGIWRMADETDVRFAVENMYPWRYRDREMQAYAPDWDVTKEDYRHFTIDLSHAATSRTDTLDMLDRMSDRLGHVHLADGKGSAKDEHLVPGRGGQPCAEVLERLAHTGFDGHVVIEVNTRRAMSGAEREADLAEALAFTRLHLASPGLSGPSGTAGPSGTAGPSGSTHSAGSTDSADPAGKAHRR; encoded by the coding sequence GTGGCACAACCAAGGGACGTAGTCCGCATCCCGGATGCGAAGGTCGCCCTGTCGACGGCTTCCGTCTACCCGGAGTCGACGGCGACGGCCTTCGAGATCGCCGCACGCCTCGGCTACGACGGAGTCGAGGTCATGGTGTGGACCGATCCCGTCAGCCAGGACATCGACGCGCTGCGCAGACTCAGCGACTACCACCGGATGCCGATCCTGGCCGTGCACGCGCCCTGCCTGCTCATCACCCAGCGCGTCTGGTCCACCGACCCCTGGGTCAAGCTCCAGCGCGCCCGCGCCGCCGCGGAGAAGCTCGGCGCGTCCGCCGTCGTCGTCCACCCGCCGTTCCGCTGGCAGCGGCAGTACGCCCGGGACTTCGTCAGCGGCATCTGGCGGATGGCGGACGAGACGGACGTGCGGTTCGCCGTCGAGAACATGTACCCCTGGCGCTACCGCGACCGCGAGATGCAGGCGTACGCCCCCGACTGGGACGTGACGAAGGAGGACTACCGTCACTTCACGATCGATCTCAGCCACGCCGCCACCTCCCGCACCGACACCCTCGACATGCTCGACCGCATGAGCGACCGACTCGGCCACGTCCACCTCGCCGACGGCAAGGGCTCCGCCAAGGACGAGCACCTCGTTCCGGGCCGCGGCGGCCAGCCCTGCGCCGAGGTGCTGGAACGCCTCGCGCACACCGGCTTCGACGGTCACGTCGTCATCGAGGTCAACACCCGTCGCGCGATGTCCGGCGCCGAACGCGAGGCCGATCTCGCCGAGGCACTGGCCTTCACCCGCCTGCACCTGGCGTCGCCGGGCTTGTCGGGCCCGTCGGGTACGGCAGGCCCGTCGGGTACGGCAGGCCCGTCGGGCTCGACCCACTCCGCGGGTTCGACGGACTCCGCGGACCCGGCGGGGAAGGCGCACCGGCGGTGA
- a CDS encoding Ppx/GppA phosphatase family protein, translating into MRLGVLDVGSNTVHLLVVDAHPGARPLPAHSHKAELRLSQLLDEDGAIGPDGVDRLVAVVREALEAAEDKGVEDLLPFATSAVREASNADDVLARVRDETGVELTVLSGAEEARLTFLAVRRWFGWSAGKLLVLDIGGGSLEIAYGIDEEPDTAVSLPLGAGRLTAARLPGDPPHPDDVRALRRHVRTEIARTVGDFSRFGAPDHVVATSKTFRQLARIAGAARSAEGLYVQRELKRASLEAWVPRLAAMTTAERAELPGVSEGRANQLLAGALVAEAAMDLFHVESLEICPWALREGVILRRLDHMGQG; encoded by the coding sequence ATGAGACTCGGTGTCCTCGACGTGGGTTCGAACACGGTGCATCTGCTGGTGGTGGACGCACACCCGGGCGCGCGCCCGCTGCCCGCCCACTCGCACAAGGCGGAACTGCGCCTGTCCCAGCTCCTCGACGAGGACGGCGCGATCGGCCCCGACGGCGTCGACCGGCTGGTCGCGGTCGTCCGGGAGGCGCTCGAGGCCGCCGAGGACAAGGGCGTCGAGGACCTCCTGCCGTTCGCCACCTCCGCCGTGCGCGAGGCGAGCAACGCCGACGACGTCCTCGCGCGGGTACGGGACGAGACCGGCGTCGAGCTGACGGTCCTCAGCGGCGCCGAGGAAGCCCGGCTCACCTTCCTCGCCGTCCGCCGCTGGTTCGGCTGGTCCGCCGGCAAGCTGCTGGTCCTCGACATCGGGGGCGGTTCCCTGGAGATCGCCTACGGCATCGACGAGGAGCCCGACACCGCCGTGTCGCTGCCGCTCGGCGCCGGCCGGCTGACCGCCGCCCGGCTGCCCGGCGACCCGCCCCACCCGGACGACGTCCGGGCGCTGCGCCGGCACGTCCGCACCGAGATCGCCCGCACGGTCGGCGACTTCAGCCGCTTCGGCGCCCCCGACCACGTGGTCGCCACCTCCAAGACCTTCCGGCAGTTGGCCCGCATCGCCGGCGCCGCCCGCTCCGCCGAGGGCCTCTACGTCCAGCGCGAGCTGAAGCGGGCCTCCCTGGAGGCCTGGGTGCCCCGCCTGGCCGCCATGACCACCGCCGAGCGGGCAGAGCTCCCCGGCGTCTCCGAGGGCCGCGCGAACCAGCTCCTGGCCGGCGCCCTGGTCGCCGAGGCCGCGATGGACCTGTTCCACGTGGAAAGCCTGGAAATCTGCCCGTGGGCCCTCAGGGAAGGCGTGATCCTGCGGCGCCTCGACCACATGGGCCAGGGATAG